TCTTGCTTTCGCTTGATGCGTTTACAAAGTCTTGAGACTTTCTAATGACTGTTTTCGCTAAATGATCCCCGTACAAGTCTTCAAACAGCTCCTTGAAGTCTCTAGAGGCTTTTTCTCTAAGGTTGTGATCGAATCTATTTTGAACTATTCGTAACTTTGGGTTAAAACCTTGATAGTGGAGCTTTTCAATTTCTTCCAATGTTAACTCTAGACCTTCATCAGAATACTCGTCTGGAAAGGCTGGACTTATAATCTCGTCAGATATTGATAGGACTTGAAATATGGTCATGTCCATTATTCCGCCACAATCTATTAATACTAGATCGTATTCACTCTTTAATTGTTGAAAAAAAGGCTTAAACTGTTGAAAGCCTTTCATTGGGTCAATTTTTTTGGCAAGTCCTGTGAGTTTGTTGTTAGCAGGGATTAAATGAAGATTTTTGCGAACTTCAATTATGGCCTCATCAACCTCACAATCATCATCAAAGATATTAAGGAAAGTATCTTTGTTTTTTGGCTGATCAATTTTAAATGTTCTAGTAACATTGGCCTGAGAGTCCATGTCTACAATGATTACCTTGTATCCGTATTGAGTTGCTCTTACGGCCAAGTTTATTAAGATCGTAGTTTTTCCAACGCCGCCTTTTCTCATATAAAACGAAACTATTTTGTCAATTTTATCATCTTGATGTTTCTTTCTTGATATCCTATAGTTTCTTACTGAATCTGCAGATATAAATGTGTTAGAACCCTTCTTTATTGTTTGATATTTTTGCGGATCTCTCTTGAAAAGTTCGTAAGGTGTTTTATCAGAAAGACCAAACATTTTAGTAAAATCTTTAATGTGAACAGGGTAATCTTTTTCAAACATTTCCATTCTCCTTATTGAAATTGGAAAAAAAACTAACTTTGTAATATTATTTTTCAACATTGCTCAAAAGTAAACCAGGAATTGGATGAATTTTAAAATTTTATTTCCAGGGAGATATATACGCATATTACGATATTCGTAAACCTACCC
This portion of the Halobacteriovoraceae bacterium genome encodes:
- a CDS encoding ParA family protein; the encoded protein is MFEKDYPVHIKDFTKMFGLSDKTPYELFKRDPQKYQTIKKGSNTFISADSVRNYRISRKKHQDDKIDKIVSFYMRKGGVGKTTILINLAVRATQYGYKVIIVDMDSQANVTRTFKIDQPKNKDTFLNIFDDDCEVDEAIIEVRKNLHLIPANNKLTGLAKKIDPMKGFQQFKPFFQQLKSEYDLVLIDCGGIMDMTIFQVLSISDEIISPAFPDEYSDEGLELTLEEIEKLHYQGFNPKLRIVQNRFDHNLREKASRDFKELFEDLYGDHLAKTVIRKSQDFVNASSESKSIFEYNHLSPVCTEIDSLFQEIKGRPLQ